A window of the Nitrosopumilus ureiphilus genome harbors these coding sequences:
- a CDS encoding sulfite exporter TauE/SafE family protein, whose translation MFEEIISSIGDFTPALIMGLGLMVGIEHAFEPDHIAAVGTQLFKRKSKNGIKNKLKTVFTKSSLVGIFWGAGHTTTLVAIGFLAYFFTINIHAEIFSDLELLVGAMLIFLGITTIWKRKFKIHHRHPHQHSDGNLHFDAHEHNDDDHKHEHKSYLIGLIHGLAGSGSLVALAATTLDNMEMALTFILLFGLGSIIGMIVVSSLIGLPILLTDRVSIINQFFRYGTATISFIIGASILFEIGILNNLQ comes from the coding sequence TTGTTTGAAGAAATAATTTCCTCCATTGGTGATTTTACCCCTGCACTAATTATGGGATTGGGGTTGATGGTTGGAATCGAACATGCATTTGAGCCTGATCATATAGCAGCAGTTGGAACACAATTATTCAAAAGAAAGTCTAAAAATGGAATAAAAAATAAACTAAAAACTGTATTTACAAAATCATCTCTCGTAGGAATTTTTTGGGGTGCAGGACATACTACGACACTTGTAGCAATTGGATTTCTTGCATATTTCTTTACAATTAACATCCATGCTGAGATTTTTTCTGATCTTGAATTATTGGTAGGGGCAATGCTGATATTTTTAGGAATTACCACTATCTGGAAAAGAAAATTCAAGATTCACCACAGACATCCACATCAACATTCTGATGGGAATCTCCATTTTGACGCTCATGAGCACAATGATGATGATCATAAACATGAACACAAATCATATCTGATTGGTCTGATTCATGGACTTGCAGGGAGTGGGAGTCTGGTTGCTTTGGCTGCCACAACTCTTGATAATATGGAGATGGCTTTGACCTTCATTCTTCTATTTGGTCTAGGCTCCATTATTGGTATGATTGTAGTTAGCAGTTTGATCGGACTACCTATTTTGCTAACTGACAGGGTATCTATTATTAATCAATTTTTTAGATATGGAACAGCTACAATCAGCTTTATCATAGGAGCAAGCATCCTATTTGAGATTGGAATACTGAATAATTTGCAGTGA